ACGCATTGATAATCGACAATGCTAACGACCTTTGTATACACATCATACCATATTATTTGACTTGTTGGTGTAACTTTGCAAATTGTTGGGACAGATTCACAGAAGAATATTTTTTCCCCGATTTCTTTTTCTTTGTACTGGACTCCACGTAGTTGCATTGAGGATACCCCATACACCCCCAAAAGTCCCCATTTTTCCCTGTTCGCTTTCTTAAAGGCTTACCACATTCAGGGCATTTTTTAATCTCTACATTACCCATTTTTATGTCTTGTCGCCCACAGGTTTGAATTAAATAGCGCACGAACTGTTCTTGTTTTTGCATAAAGTCCTGCAAGCTCATTTGCTTTTCCGCAATTTGGTTTAATGCTTGTTCCCATAATGCTGTCAACCCAGGATCTTTTAATGCCGTTGGCAAATTCGTAATCAGCATTTTGCCAGCAGAGGTGGATATTACTGATTTACCTTTTTTCTGAATATAGCCTCGGTCATAAAGGGTTTTCATAATACTCGCTCGCGTTGCTTCCGTGCCAAGTCCCTCTGTTTCGCGTAATTGTTTTTTCAGACGTTCATCTGTTACAAAACGAGCGACATTGACCATTGCAGTTAATAAGGTACCTTCCGTATAGTGTTGCGGTGGCGTGGTTTTAAGTGATTTAACCTCTGTATTTACCACGGCTAAGTTTTGTCCAATATTGAGTACGGGCAAACCTTGTTTATCCCCTTGCTCCTCCTTGGCGTGACGAAATAACATTTTCCACCCCGTAACTACGGTTACTTGACCTTTTGCTACCAGTTGATGTGTGCCACAAGATAAGCGAATCTGGGTCTTATCAACCTCAAATTGTGGTAAAAATTGCGCAAGATAACGCCGACGAATCAGGTCGTACACCTTAAACTCATCTTTATCCATTTTGGTAATGTCAACAGGTTGTGTTGTAGGAATAATTCCGTGGTGTGCTGTGATTTTTTTATCGTTCCATGCACGAGATTTTTGACTCAAATTAAGATGTGGTCGCAAAGGTTGCAAAGTAGTATCGGATTTCAACAAGCTATTAATCACCTGTGGCACTTCTAGTAACTGTGCTTCGGGCAAATAGCCGCAATCCGTCCGAGGGTAGGTGGTTGCCTTATGCTTTTCATATAAGGCTTGAGCAATATCCAACACTTGTTGAGTACCTAAATCATACAGGCGGTTACATTCTGCTTGCAAATCACTTAACGCAAATAGCAAGGGAGGACTTTCCTTTTCTCGCTTGGTTTCCACGTTCTGTATGTGTGCTTGACCGGTTTGGCGTATTTGTTGCTCTGCCTGTTGAATAACCTTCATATCTAAGCATCGACCATCTTCATCACAATATTGTTCAGGGACAAGCAGACTTGAAGCAAAAGAAGAATCTTTATTAGGACTCACCTGAACCTGCAATGCATAGTGGGATTTGGGTACAAAATTAGCAATTTCATTATCACGATTAACGACAAGAGCTAGTGTAGGACTTTGCACTCTCCCTACCGAAAGCGGTGGACCTTGATAGCCTTGTTTCTGTGCCAATAAGGTAAACATTCGACTAAAGTTCATTCCAATTAACCAATCAGCACGACTACGAGCAAGCCCTGCATAATAAAGCGGTAAGGTTTCCTCATTGGTTTTAAGTTGGCTAAGGGCTTTACTCACACTGACTTCATCCAATGCGGTGATCCATAACCGTTGAATATGTCCACGATAACCGGCAAGGTCTAATAATTCACGAGCGATAGTTTCTCCTTCACGATCAATATCGGTTGAGATCACTACCGTACGTGCTTTTTTAAGAAGCGACATCACCGTTTTATATTCTTTTTTTGCATCAGCTTTAGGAGAAACTTGCCATTGGGAGGGAATAATCGGTAACATATCTAACCGCCACGCTTTAAAAGCAGGATCATATTGTTCGGGAGAAAATTGTTCAACTAAGTGCCCTCTCGCCCAAGCAACGACGATTGCGCCATCAGCGGTAGATAAATAGCCTTCTCCTTTTTTTGTTGCTCCAAGCACTTTTGCAATATCACGTCCTTGACTGGGTTTTTCACAGAGAAATAGTTTCATAATTTATCCTTTCACAAAAATAGTCATCCCACGTATGGCTTTCTAATCAATTAGATTGAATTTAAATCACTTTTAATGTAAAAATGATGATTAATTATTATGAAATATAAGAGAGTTTTTCAGATCCTATTCACAAACAATGATTTCAGGTCTTCTCGAAAACTACTCACTGTATGAATAGCTAATAGTAGGTACTGACATTGATCACACGATAAAATATGTTCTAATTTTCTGCTTGAATTATTTTGGTGACGACTTACATAATCATGCCAATCATCAGGAAATACTCCTCCGTGGAGAACAACAAAATAATCTCTAATTTCATCAATTGATGCTGAGAGTATCCATTTTTCTAATTCAATTTGATAGTCAAGCAAAACTTGTTCGGGTATTCGTGGATAAAGATAAGGTGACATAATAAGTGCTCATTTAATTATATTTTTGATAATTAAATAAAATCTCTTTCGCATAAACAATCATTTATTCAATTCTAAAATGGAGAAAATTTATGGGGTGGAAAAAAATAAGAATAGATTTTGCGCCGACAGTAAAATGCCAATTCTGCCCTCGACATATTACATCAGGGAAAGCTGTTATAATCATTAACGATAATGGTTTATATAGTTATGCAGGCCCGAGTTGTGCCAGAGATCCTATTAAGGTTGATAATCCTAAAGATAAAATCATAGATATCACAAAAGGTTGTATAGAAGAACACTCTTCAACTAAGAAGGAAGAGAAAAACATACCTTATGCAAATACAAGTGAAGAATTACCTACCTCGCTTGACTTTGATGACTACTTTGATGATAACGCAGCTAAAGCCTATTTACTGTTAAGATTCGAGAAGCTTTCTCATATACCAAAAATATCTACTTCTAACTCAGCAAAGTTAACTTCTATTTATCAAAAGTTTTTATCAGAGGAAAAGATAAATATTTATGATGAAAAATATCTTAGGGTTGTCATGTATGGTACCAAACAGCCTCTGTTTACTTATAAATCGCTGCAATCTGTTTATGCCGCTGATTTTTGGTTAAATATATTTTTGGAAAAGCAACCAGAACATAAGTTTTCCCAAAGTTTACTCGAATATCTGCATCAGAATCTCAGATTAAGCGAAAAGCAAATAAACAAACTTAATGAATGTTTTTCTGAAATACGAGGTATTAAAATAAAATTAAAAGCAAATGGTTTTGGATAAAAAAGCCCAATCATCAAGATTGGGCAATCGTGAGGTTTTTGAGCAAATAAACCTATTTAATCGCTTTTAAAATATCGGCTTTTATCTGATTACTAAATTCTTGAGAACCTCTCACCTTCCAATGTACAAGGGTATTTCTGCCATCTTTTTCTAAAGTCACATCAACATAATATCGACCTTCCTTGCCAAAGGAGTCCGCCATTCGATAATAGACACTAGGCATTTTCTCATGAACATAACCACCTTCGGCAAGTGCGCTTTTCCTCCATGCACAGGTCTTATTTAATTCAGGGTCGCATTTCAACATTTCTTCCATTGTTTCAAACCCCACATTACGCTTAATACGTACATATAGGGTATCAATATCTCGTTTGGAAGTTAAGGTATCCGAAAATTGTTGTTTATCTGCATTGAGCGTACGATTAATTTCTCCTGCCCAATCGCCCACTTTTTGGTTGATTGCAGAAAGCTCTGCACAGCCAGTGACAATTCCCAACATAAAAAGTGCGGTTGTAATTTTTAATGTTTTCATCATATCAACTCCGAATTGCTAGCTAGAATGGAATTTCACTCTACCTTAAAATAATTAAATATTTAATCTTCATTACAAATCAAAACGGAATCTGATCATCAATGCTAGGCAATGGTGCGGGCTGAGAAGCTGCAGTTTGATTTTGTGGAGTTTGATAAGCAGGTTGACTGTTTTGAGCATAGTGGTTACGTCCTAGTTGCATATTGCGTCCTTGCAGAGCTTGTCCACCTTGATTACGTTCAGGATGGCTATCTAGCATTTGTAGTACATCCCCTTGGATTTCAGTCATATATCGATCTTGTCCATTTTGATCTTGCCATTTACGGGTTCTTAAACGTCCTTCAACATAGACCTTTGAGCCTTTGCGTAAATACTCTCCCACAATCTCCGCTTGGCGACGATAAAACACAATACGGTGCCACTCGGTTAATTCACGTTTTTCACCTGTCATTTTATCTGTCCAACTTTCGCTAGTTGCCACACTAATATTGGAAACCGCCTCGCCATTCGGCATGGTACGGATTTCCGGGTCATTGCCTAAATTACCAACAATAATTACTTTATTGATACCTGCCATTATTTTTCCTTACTGGTTATTTGCAAATATGTTAATTGAATTAAGTTATAGGGATTTTGCACATAGGACAGAAAATATTTAAGAGAAAATTCACTTGATAAATAAGAGAATTTTGAGTCGCTTATTTAGCCACACCGACTCTATGTGGTATATTGAGTCTCTATTTTTATTAACCACAATAAAACATAGGAGACTCAACATGTCAGTAAAAGTCAATATTACTTTTGGGAAAGCAGTCATTGCTGCTTCAAATCTTTTATCACTGGATTTAGGGGAGAGGAATCCAAACAATTTGATAGAAGAAGGGAATAGCTCACCATATACTCAGGAAGATTTTATTGCTATTAAGTTAAATACCTTAGCAAGATCTATTTATGAAACCTGTAATCGATGATATTCATTGTTTTCCCTTATCTTCAGAATCGAACCACGGTTTTGTATCAACCCATCTATCGGAATAAAATTCATTCATTTTATTTATGATATCTTTGGTCAATTTACGCTCTTGTGAAAAGTAAGAGCGTTTTTCTACTTGTTCTTCAATTTCATGTTGAATAATTATTTCACCATCGATTTCAACACTAAATGTCATTTTCACCATTTTCACATTTGCCATCATTTCTTCCTCAATAGTAAAGGTATTTTTTTCGTTAAGGTAAGGGGCTTGCCCCCTTACCTTTAAAAGGCCTTTTGTATCCAGCAAGTACAAACCTTGAAAATCCAGTGAGTACAAACTTGAAAATCCAGCCTTTACAAACTTTTTAATTAGACAACATTTCACCTTGAGTGATGGCTTCAATTTCGGTTAATTTATCAATGGTTGCAGATAATTGTCGCATCATTGAATTTAATACCGACATTTGCATATTTAACACCAAGCGTTCTTTTTCCATCTGAGCAATACGTTTTTTAATGCCCTCAGATAGCGTTCTATCTTCAACAAGTCCTTTCCAAATTAACCCGCCTTTTTCAGCGGATTGATTAGCTTGTCTAATAGTGGTACGCCAACGTAAAAAATGCCCACCTGAAGAAGAGGCTTTATCTTGCATTAAACGAAACCCTAAGGCTTTTGTAATATCATTGCTTCTTAATTTTTTGACAATATCTTGATGTTGGCTGATTAAATGCGCTCTCACTTGATAAAGAGAAAGCTGTAATTGCTCAAAATCCTCTATACTGGCTATCTCACTAAAAAACTGTTTCAATACCATATTAAGTGGGGTATGTACCGCTAAATCGCGGTACATACTTTTTGGAATTAACTCATTTTTCATTCTTTCCCTCTTAGCACTGTGCCATTCTTATGTTATTTGATTATGCTGAGCCATTACCAACAAACTCATCTTGTTCTGGTTCAACCTCAGATAATGAGGCATTTTTTATAACTGGAGCAAAATTTGCACGTTTTTCCCCAGATAAGATTTCAGGGGATAATTCATACTTCATTCGTTTTATTGCTGCTTTATAGCGTGCATTATTTT
This sequence is a window from [Pasteurella] mairii. Protein-coding genes within it:
- the topB1_2 gene encoding DNA topoisomerase III, which translates into the protein MKLFLCEKPSQGRDIAKVLGATKKGEGYLSTADGAIVVAWARGHLVEQFSPEQYDPAFKAWRLDMLPIIPSQWQVSPKADAKKEYKTVMSLLKKARTVVISTDIDREGETIARELLDLAGYRGHIQRLWITALDEVSVSKALSQLKTNEETLPLYYAGLARSRADWLIGMNFSRMFTLLAQKQGYQGPPLSVGRVQSPTLALVVNRDNEIANFVPKSHYALQVQVSPNKDSSFASSLLVPEQYCDEDGRCLDMKVIQQAEQQIRQTGQAHIQNVETKREKESPPLLFALSDLQAECNRLYDLGTQQVLDIAQALYEKHKATTYPRTDCGYLPEAQLLEVPQVINSLLKSDTTLQPLRPHLNLSQKSRAWNDKKITAHHGIIPTTQPVDITKMDKDEFKVYDLIRRRYLAQFLPQFEVDKTQIRLSCGTHQLVAKGQVTVVTGWKMLFRHAKEEQGDKQGLPVLNIGQNLAVVNTEVKSLKTTPPQHYTEGTLLTAMVNVARFVTDERLKKQLRETEGLGTEATRASIMKTLYDRGYIQKKGKSVISTSAGKMLITNLPTALKDPGLTALWEQALNQIAEKQMSLQDFMQKQEQFVRYLIQTCGRQDIKMGNVEIKKCPECGKPLRKRTGKNGDFWGCMGYPQCNYVESSTKKKKSGKKYSSVNLSQQFAKLHQQVK
- the ssb2_2 gene encoding single-stranded DNA-binding protein produces the protein MAGINKVIIVGNLGNDPEIRTMPNGEAVSNISVATSESWTDKMTGEKRELTEWHRIVFYRRQAEIVGEYLRKGSKVYVEGRLRTRKWQDQNGQDRYMTEIQGDVLQMLDSHPERNQGGQALQGRNMQLGRNHYAQNSQPAYQTPQNQTAASQPAPLPSIDDQIPF
- a CDS encoding Protein of uncharacterised function (DUF3158), with protein sequence MKNELIPKSMYRDLAVHTPLNMVLKQFFSEIASIEDFEQLQLSLYQVRAHLISQHQDIVKKLRSNDITKALGFRLMQDKASSSGGHFLRWRTTIRQANQSAEKGGLIWKGLVEDRTLSEGIKKRIAQMEKERLVLNMQMSVLNSMMRQLSATIDKLTEIEAITQGEMLSN